AGCACCGATGAAGAAAGGAGGAGCAATCGCGGTGCGGCTGCTGCTGCTAGTTCTGGTTTcttgcgcggcggcggcggcagcgggcgATGATGGCGACGTGCTGCTAGAGGTGAAGAGCGCGTTCTTGGAGGACCCGCAGGGCGTTCTGGAAGGCTGGACCGCCGACAGCGCCGGCTCGTCGGGGTTCTGTTCCTGGGCCGGCGTGGCGTGCGACGCGGCGGGGCtcagggtggccggcctcaacctGTCCGGCGCGGGGCTCGCCGGGCCGGTGCCCGCGGCGCTCGCGCGGCTCGACGCGCTCGAGGTGATCGACCTGTCGTCCAACCACCTCACGGGGCCCATCCCGCCGGCGCTCGGGCGCCTCCGTTCGCTCCAGCTCCTCATGCTCTACTCCAACCAGCTCGCCGGCGCCATCCCGCCGTCGCTCGGCAGGCTCGCCGCGCTCCAGGTGCTGCGCGTCGGCAACAACTCCGCCCTCTCGGGCCCCATCCCCGCATCGCTGGGCCACCTCCGGAACCTCACCTTGCTCGGCCTCGCCTCGTGCAACCTCACCGGCGCCATCCCGAGGGGGCTAGGGAGGCTCGCCGCGCTCACGGCGCTGAACCTGCAGGACAACTCCCTCTCCGGCCCTATACCGTCGGACATCAGCGCCATGGCCAGCCTCGAGGTGCTCGCGCTCGCCGGGAACCACCTCACCGGCCCCATACCGCCGGAGCTCGGGAGGCTCGCCTACCTCCAGAAGTTCAACCTGGGCAACAACTCCTTGGAGGGTGCCATACCGCCGCAGCTCGGCGCGCTCGGCGACCTCCTCTACCTCAACGTCATGAACAACCGCCTCTCCGGGCACGTCCCGCGCACACTCGCCGCGCTCTCGCGCGTGCACACCATCGACCTGTCTGGCAACGCGCTCACCGGCGCGCTCCCGGCCGAGCTCGGCAGGCTGCCGCAGCTCAACTTCCTCGTGCTCTCCGACAACAACTTCACCGGCAGCATCCCCGGCGACCTGTGCGGCCGCGACGAGGCAGAGTCGTCTTCCAGCCTCCAGCACCTACTGCTCTCCACCAACAACTTCACCGGGGAGATACCAAGCGGGCTGTCGCGGTGCCGTGCGCTCACGCAGCTCGACCTCGCCAACAACAGCCTCTCCGGCGCCATTCCTGCCTCTCTCGGTGAGCTCGGGAATCTGACGGGTCTGCTGCTCAACAACAACACCCTCTCCGGCGACCTGCCGCCCGAGCTCTTCAACCTCACAGAGCTCACCGACCTCGCATTGTACCACAATCAGCTCACCGGCGGCATCCCCGACGCCATCGGCAACCTCAAGAACCTCGAGGTGCTGTACATGTACGAGAACCAGTTCACCGGCGAGATACCGGGGACCATTGGTGACTGCTCGAGCTTGCAGATGATCGACTTCTTCGGGAACCAGCTCAACGGGACCATACCGGCCTCCATCGGGAACCTATCCGAGCTTGTCTTTCTTCACCTCCGGCAGAACGAGCTGTCGGGCCCCATGCCGCCGGAGCTCGGCGATTGCCACCAGCTCCAGGTTCTCGACTTGGCCGACAACGCTCTGTCCGGTGAAATCCCGGCCACGTACGGGAAGCTCCAGTCGCTCCAGCAGTTCATGCTGTACAACAACTCGCTGTCCGGCGCCGTCCCTGACGGCATGTTCGAGTGCAGGAACATCACCAGAGTCAACATCGCGCACAACCGGCTCGCCGGCAGCCTCCTGCCGCTCTGCGGCTCGGCGAGCCTGCTGTCGTTCGACGCCACCAACAACTCGTTCGAGGGAGGGATTCCGGCGCAGCTCGGGCGGTCGCCGTCGCTCCAGCGCGTGCGCGTGGGGAGCAACGCCCTCTCCGGGCCGATCCCGCCGTCGCTCGGCCGCGTCGCCTCGCTGACGCTGCTGGACGTATCGTACAACGCACTCACCGGCGGCATTCCAGACGCGCTCTCCCGGTGCACGCAGCTCAGCCACATCGTCCTCAACCACAACCGCCTGTCGGGGTCCGTGCCGGCCTGGCTGGGCGAGCTGCCGCAGCTCGGCGAGCTGACACTCTCTGGCAACGAGTTCAGCGGCACAATCCCGGTGCAGCTCACCAACTGctccaagctcctgaagctctcgCTCGACAGCAACCAGATCAATGGAACAGTGCCGCCTGAAATCGGCAGGCTGGTTTCCCTCAACGTTCTGAATCTCGCGCAGAACCAGCTCTCCGGTCCGATTCCAGCCACCGTCGCAAGACTGAGCAACCTGTATGAACTGAATCTGTCACAGAACTACCTGTCAGGCCCGATCCCGCCTGACATCGGCAAGATGCAGGAGTTGCAGAGCCTGCTGGATTTGAGCAGCAACAACTTGGTCGGCATAATCCCTGCATCACTTGGGTCTCTGTCCAAGCTGGAAGACCTGAACCTTTCTCACAATGCTCTGGTGGGAGTGGTGCCGTCGCAGCTGGCCGGGATGAGCAGTTTGGTGGAGCTGGACCTGTCTAGCAATCATCTGGAAGGGAGGCTAGGGGACGAGTTCTCCCGGTGGCCGCAGGGTGCGTTCTCCGGCAATGCCGCGCTTTGCGGCAGCCATTTGAGAGgttgcggcggcggtggtgggggTGGTCGGTCCACGCTGCACTCTGCGTCGATCGCGCTGGTGTCCGTGGCAGTGACGCTGACCATTGTGCTCCTGGTGATCGTGCTGGTGCTGATggcggtgcggcggcgcggacaGGGCTCCGGGGAGGTGAACTGCACGGTGTTCTCGTCGAGCCTTGGCAACACCAACAGGCAGCTCATGATCAAGGGATCGGCGCGTCGGGAGTTCCGGTGGGAGGCGATCATGGAAGCGACAGCGAACCTGAGCGACCAGTTCGCCATCGGCTCCGGTGGGTCGGGAACAGTGTACAGAGCGGAGCTGCCCACCGGCGAGACGGTGGCCGTGAAGAGGATCGTGCACATGGACAGCGACGTGCTGCTGCACGACAAGAGCTTTGCGAGGGAGATCAAGATCCTGGGCCGCGTCCGGCACAGGCATCTGGTCAAGCTCCTCGGGTTCCTCTGCCACGGCGCCGGCGGTGACCGTGGCGGCAGCATGCTCATCTACGAGTACATGGAGAACGGCAGCCTGTACGACTGGCTGCACGGCGGCAGTGGCGACGGCAAGAAGCGGGTGCTGAGCTGGGACGCGCGTCTCAAGGTTGCGGCGGGGCTGGTGCAGGGCGTGGAGTACCTCCATCACGACTGCGTGCCGCGGGTGGTGCACCGTGATATCAAGTCCAGCAACGTGCTCCTCGACAGCGACATGGAGGCGCACCTCGGCGACTTCGGCCTCGCCAAGGCCATCgccgagaaccgccaaggcggcgGCAAGGACTGCACCGAGTCGGCCTCTTTCTTCGCCGGATCATATGGGTACATGGCTCCAGGTAAATTCCAGCACCTGAAACACAACAGAAACCAAAAACTTCTTCAGTCAGACATTGGAAAAAAAAAGAGTCACTGATCATCTCGTTTGCATGTCACGCTGTTCGTGCAGAGTGTGCTTACAGCTTGAAGGCGACGGAGAAAACTGACGTGTACAGCACTGGCATCGTGCTCATGGAGCTCGTCACCGGGCTCCTGCCGACCGACAAGACCTTCGGCGGAGACATGGACATGGTGCGGTGGGTGCAGTCCCGGGCCGATGCTCCGTCGCCGGCCAGGGATCAGGTGTTCGACCCTGCGCTGAAGCCGCTGGCGCCTCGCGAGGAGTCGTCGATGGTGGAGCTCCTTGACGTTGCTCTCCGGTGCACCAGGCCGGCGCCAGGGGAGAGGCCGACGGCACGGCAGATCTCCGATCTGCTGCTCCACATATCGCTCGATTACTATCGAGCTGGCGAGCAGAAGCGCTAGGCTCGCAAGGTGTCCTAGGTGCTTTACCATCTGTTTCTTGTTTCAGCTACTTTGGGTTACCATGTTTTACTTGGACGGAAGAGATAGCAAAAGTTGTGAAGTTTTAGGGTGATCAAGTAAAGAATCGGCTTCAATTAGATTGTTCAGCTGTCAATTTGGCTGCATTTAAATATTGATTGTACAAGCATCTGGAAATTTCTAAATAAAAATTTGGAAAAGGAAATGTCTGTGATGGTTGAAATACGGCAGTAACATTCTGTACAGATAAGCTCTAAAATCACTACTAGGCTGCAAAATGGAAGAGACGGTTCTGAACTGTCCATAGTTTGA
This region of Lolium perenne isolate Kyuss_39 chromosome 2, Kyuss_2.0, whole genome shotgun sequence genomic DNA includes:
- the LOC127333773 gene encoding uncharacterized protein, encoding MKKGGAIAVRLLLLVLVSCAAAAAAGDDGDVLLEVKSAFLEDPQGVLEGWTADSAGSSGFCSWAGVACDAAGLRVAGLNLSGAGLAGPVPAALARLDALEVIDLSSNHLTGPIPPALGRLRSLQLLMLYSNQLAGAIPPSLGRLAALQVLRVGNNSALSGPIPASLGHLRNLTLLGLASCNLTGAIPRGLGRLAALTALNLQDNSLSGPIPSDISAMASLEVLALAGNHLTGPIPPELGRLAYLQKFNLGNNSLEGAIPPQLGALGDLLYLNVMNNRLSGHVPRTLAALSRVHTIDLSGNALTGALPAELGRLPQLNFLVLSDNNFTGSIPGDLCGRDEAESSSSLQHLLLSTNNFTGEIPSGLSRCRALTQLDLANNSLSGAIPASLGELGNLTGLLLNNNTLSGDLPPELFNLTELTDLALYHNQLTGGIPDAIGNLKNLEVLYMYENQFTGEIPGTIGDCSSLQMIDFFGNQLNGTIPASIGNLSELVFLHLRQNELSGPMPPELGDCHQLQVLDLADNALSGEIPATYGKLQSLQQFMLYNNSLSGAVPDGMFECRNITRVNIAHNRLAGSLLPLCGSASLLSFDATNNSFEGGIPAQLGRSPSLQRVRVGSNALSGPIPPSLGRVASLTLLDVSYNALTGGIPDALSRCTQLSHIVLNHNRLSGSVPAWLGELPQLGELTLSGNEFSGTIPVQLTNCSKLLKLSLDSNQINGTVPPEIGRLVSLNVLNLAQNQLSGPIPATVARLSNLYELNLSQNYLSGPIPPDIGKMQELQSLLDLSSNNLVGIIPASLGSLSKLEDLNLSHNALVGVVPSQLAGMSSLVELDLSSNHLEGRLGDEFSRWPQGAFSGNAALCGSHLRGCGGGGGGGRSTLHSASIALVSVAVTLTIVLLVIVLVLMAVRRRGQGSGEVNCTVFSSSLGNTNRQLMIKGSARREFRWEAIMEATANLSDQFAIGSGGSGTVYRAELPTGETVAVKRIVHMDSDVLLHDKSFAREIKILGRVRHRHLVKLLGFLCHGAGGDRGGSMLIYEYMENGSLYDWLHGGSGDGKKRVLSWDARLKVAAGLVQGVEYLHHDCVPRVVHRDIKSSNVLLDSDMEAHLGDFGLAKAIAENRQGGGKDCTESASFFAGSYGYMAPECAYSLKATEKTDVYSTGIVLMELVTGLLPTDKTFGGDMDMVRWVQSRADAPSPARDQVFDPALKPLAPREESSMVELLDVALRCTRPAPGERPTARQISDLLLHISLDYYRAGEQKR